A genomic stretch from Nocardia wallacei includes:
- a CDS encoding MarR family winged helix-turn-helix transcriptional regulator has translation MSADNVREDDLRLAESVRWAVSRLSSRLRAEQPGSGRPLTRMAASVLANLAHSGPLTASKLAAIEGLQVQSLTRVLNELDDHGRIRRSRSDIDARQQDIVITEAGRAALREHVRDGNAWLAAALRHTLSDAERGVLAIAAGLLRELADADNTGDPAVSPRDDGAAPAL, from the coding sequence ATGAGTGCTGACAATGTGCGGGAAGACGATCTGCGATTGGCGGAGTCGGTGCGCTGGGCGGTGTCGCGGCTGTCGTCACGACTGCGCGCGGAGCAGCCGGGCAGCGGACGGCCGTTGACTCGGATGGCGGCCTCGGTACTGGCGAATCTCGCGCACAGCGGCCCGTTGACGGCATCGAAGCTCGCCGCGATCGAGGGGCTGCAGGTGCAATCGCTGACCCGCGTCCTCAACGAACTCGATGACCACGGCCGAATTCGCCGTTCCCGCAGCGACATCGACGCCAGACAGCAGGACATCGTGATCACCGAGGCGGGACGCGCGGCGTTGCGCGAGCATGTGCGCGACGGCAACGCCTGGCTGGCCGCCGCGCTGCGGCACACCCTCAGCGACGCCGAGCGCGGGGTGCTGGCCATCGCCGCCGGACTACTGCGCGAACTCGCCGATGCCGATAACACCGGCGACCCCGCGGTCTCACCGCGTGACGACGGTGCGGCACCCGCGCTGTGA
- a CDS encoding SLC13 family permease, producing MSVVLAIAVFVVAYALIATERIHKTTAALGGAAIVLAFGVVDSADSFFSHETGIDWDVIFLLLGMMIIVGILRQTGVFEFTAIWAAKRAKGSPLRVMILLTLITAVASAFLDNVTTVLLIAPVTLLVCDRLEINPSPFLIAEVLASNIGGAATLIGDPPNIIIGSRAGLTFNDFLVHMTPLVLVELVVFTLVLPWLFRGSFTVDPDRAADIMTLNEREAIRDRGLLIKCALVLAAVFAGFIGHSLFHIDPSVVALLGAGVLVLISGVPQQEFLSAVEWDTLLFFAGLFVMIGALVKTGVIENLSRHAVDATGGNALVATMLILVVSAVLSGVIDNIPYVATMSPLVAELAGGMEGHGHSLWWALAAGADFGGNLTAVGASANVVMLGIAKRADTPISFWEFTRKGAIVTGITIAIAAPYLWLRYFALG from the coding sequence GTGAGTGTCGTCCTGGCGATCGCCGTTTTCGTCGTCGCCTACGCGCTGATCGCCACCGAGCGAATCCACAAGACGACCGCCGCGCTCGGCGGCGCGGCGATCGTGCTGGCGTTCGGGGTCGTCGACTCGGCCGACAGTTTCTTCTCCCACGAGACCGGTATCGACTGGGACGTCATATTCCTGCTGCTCGGGATGATGATCATCGTCGGTATCCTGCGGCAGACCGGTGTTTTCGAGTTCACCGCCATCTGGGCGGCCAAGCGCGCCAAGGGTTCTCCGCTGCGGGTCATGATCCTGCTGACCCTCATCACGGCGGTGGCGTCGGCGTTCCTCGACAATGTGACCACCGTGCTGCTCATCGCACCGGTGACGCTGCTGGTATGCGATCGACTCGAGATCAACCCCTCGCCGTTCCTGATCGCCGAGGTCCTCGCCTCCAATATCGGCGGCGCCGCCACTCTCATCGGCGACCCGCCCAACATCATCATCGGTAGTCGCGCGGGGTTGACGTTCAACGACTTCCTCGTCCACATGACGCCGCTCGTGCTGGTGGAGTTGGTGGTGTTCACGCTGGTGTTGCCGTGGCTGTTCCGCGGCAGCTTCACCGTCGATCCCGACCGCGCCGCGGATATCATGACGCTGAACGAACGCGAAGCCATTCGTGACCGTGGGCTGCTGATCAAATGCGCGCTCGTGCTGGCCGCGGTGTTCGCCGGATTCATCGGGCACTCGCTGTTCCACATCGACCCGTCGGTGGTCGCGCTGCTCGGCGCCGGGGTTCTCGTGCTGATTTCCGGAGTGCCGCAACAGGAGTTCCTGTCCGCCGTCGAGTGGGACACGCTGCTGTTCTTCGCCGGACTGTTCGTCATGATCGGCGCGCTGGTGAAAACCGGTGTCATCGAGAATCTTTCGCGGCACGCGGTCGATGCCACCGGCGGCAACGCGCTGGTGGCGACCATGCTCATCCTCGTCGTGTCCGCGGTGCTGTCCGGAGTCATCGACAACATTCCCTATGTCGCCACGATGAGCCCGCTGGTGGCCGAGCTGGCCGGTGGCATGGAAGGACACGGTCACTCGCTGTGGTGGGCGCTGGCCGCGGGCGCGGACTTCGGCGGGAACCTCACCGCCGTCGGCGCCAGCGCGAACGTGGTGATGCTCGGTATCGCCAAACGCGCCGACACCCCGATCTCGTTCTGGGAGTTCACCCGCAAGGGCGCCATCGTCACGGGGATCACCATCGCCATCGCCGCCCCCTACCTGTGGCTGCGCTACTTCGCACTCGGCTGA
- a CDS encoding multidrug effflux MFS transporter produces MTSHRAPAAQPKPLAERRIRLLLVLAGLSGAAPLATDMYVPGLPDLAVSLGTDTSGAQLSLTGFLAGIILGQLLLGPLSDAIGRRPVLLAGTAGFAVCSVVCALAPGIAVFDVARFGQGVGGAAGIVVARAVVADLFDDHDIAAVYSRLGAITAAAPVLAPLVGGALLLALSWRGVFGVLAAFGLLLAVGVRRWIPESHPPRARLSGGVTGGLRAIAALITRRAVLAPVLALSFGGAAVFAYIAGTTFVFQDFYHLGPAAASLVYGVNAIGNMLGSLAYGRLVKRRSPETLLIAGAAVAATGSALLVLVAVTTGSPMAVTWGCLFVALTAFGVFFPAVVTIAQQRGRTAPGATSALLGGGQFLLGAASSPLVGLFGTHGPAPLATVMTAVLALATFAAILTARIS; encoded by the coding sequence GTGACCAGCCATCGCGCACCGGCCGCACAGCCGAAACCGCTGGCGGAGCGCAGAATTCGTCTACTTCTGGTGCTGGCCGGACTCAGCGGCGCGGCGCCACTGGCCACCGACATGTACGTGCCCGGCCTGCCGGACCTGGCCGTCTCGCTGGGCACCGACACGTCGGGCGCGCAGCTGTCGCTGACCGGTTTCCTCGCCGGGATCATCCTCGGCCAACTGCTTCTCGGACCACTCAGCGACGCCATCGGGCGGCGTCCCGTCCTGCTGGCGGGCACCGCCGGTTTCGCCGTCTGCTCCGTGGTGTGCGCGCTGGCGCCGGGCATCGCGGTCTTCGACGTGGCGCGGTTCGGGCAGGGGGTGGGCGGCGCGGCCGGTATCGTCGTCGCCCGCGCCGTGGTCGCCGACCTGTTCGACGACCACGATATCGCTGCCGTGTACTCCCGCCTCGGCGCGATCACTGCCGCCGCACCGGTTCTCGCGCCCCTGGTCGGCGGAGCCCTGTTGCTCGCCCTGTCCTGGCGCGGCGTCTTCGGTGTACTCGCCGCCTTCGGTCTGCTCCTGGCCGTCGGTGTCCGGCGATGGATCCCGGAATCACATCCGCCGCGGGCCCGGCTGTCCGGTGGCGTCACCGGGGGACTACGCGCGATCGCCGCCCTGATCACCCGCCGTGCCGTCCTGGCGCCCGTGCTGGCGTTGTCGTTCGGTGGCGCAGCGGTTTTCGCCTACATCGCCGGGACTACTTTCGTCTTCCAGGACTTCTATCATCTCGGCCCGGCCGCGGCGAGCCTCGTCTATGGCGTCAACGCGATCGGCAACATGCTCGGCAGTCTCGCCTACGGGCGACTGGTGAAACGCCGATCGCCGGAAACGCTGCTCATCGCCGGTGCCGCCGTCGCCGCGACCGGATCCGCGCTGCTGGTCCTCGTCGCCGTCACCACCGGGAGCCCGATGGCCGTGACCTGGGGTTGTCTGTTCGTCGCACTGACCGCGTTCGGCGTCTTCTTTCCCGCCGTGGTCACCATCGCCCAGCAACGCGGCCGCACCGCTCCGGGCGCCACCTCGGCGCTCCTCGGCGGCGGGCAATTTCTCCTCGGCGCCGCTAGCTCTCCCTTGGTGGGCCTGTTCGGTACCCACGGCCCAGCACCCCTGGCCACAGTCATGACCGCCGTCCTCGCCCTGGCCACCTTCGCCGCCATCCTCACCGCGCGAATTTCGTAG
- a CDS encoding CBS domain-containing protein translates to MHASQMAEEYPVVTMDTDALDAARLLAEHRLPGILVTTADGRPEAVLPASQVVRFLVPRYVQDDPSLAGVIDESTCDRMVTKLRGKKVRDVIPERLIKVPAAAADDTIIEVAATMSQYRSPLVAVMKDAELIGVVTASRLLAATLHNH, encoded by the coding sequence GTGCACGCATCGCAGATGGCCGAGGAATATCCGGTGGTCACCATGGACACCGACGCGCTGGACGCCGCCCGGCTGCTGGCCGAGCACCGGCTGCCCGGCATCCTGGTCACCACGGCCGACGGGCGGCCGGAGGCGGTGCTACCGGCCTCGCAGGTCGTGCGGTTCCTCGTACCGCGGTATGTGCAGGACGATCCATCGCTGGCCGGGGTGATCGACGAATCGACCTGCGACCGGATGGTGACGAAGCTTCGGGGCAAGAAGGTCCGCGACGTCATTCCCGAACGGTTGATCAAGGTGCCCGCGGCCGCAGCCGACGACACCATCATCGAGGTCGCGGCCACCATGTCGCAGTACCGCAGCCCACTGGTCGCGGTCATGAAGGACGCCGAACTGATCGGGGTCGTCACCGCCTCGCGCCTGTTGGCGGCGACGCTGCACAACCACTGA
- a CDS encoding DoxX family protein, whose amino-acid sequence MSTRTATMLTRGLELARCVPVTAVLAETAVGAYWDLARISYVRDSFDHLGYPLYFATILGVAKTAALAAILTPGHPRTKEWAYAGLVFVYGGAATSHMAAGDGPDKWAMPLFFAAATFAARAWLPQGGSTTAALRALGTTARPQTA is encoded by the coding sequence ATGTCCACTCGCACCGCCACGATGCTCACCCGCGGCCTCGAACTCGCCCGCTGTGTCCCCGTCACCGCTGTACTCGCCGAAACCGCCGTCGGCGCCTACTGGGATCTGGCCCGGATCTCCTACGTCCGCGACTCCTTCGACCACCTCGGCTATCCCCTCTACTTCGCCACCATCCTCGGCGTCGCGAAAACCGCCGCGCTCGCCGCGATCCTGACCCCCGGCCATCCCCGGACGAAGGAATGGGCCTACGCCGGGCTGGTCTTCGTCTACGGCGGCGCCGCCACCTCCCACATGGCGGCCGGTGACGGTCCCGACAAATGGGCGATGCCCCTGTTCTTCGCCGCGGCCACCTTCGCCGCCCGCGCCTGGCTGCCACAAGGCGGATCCACCACCGCCGCACTGCGCGCCCTCGGCACCACCGCTCGCCCCCAGACCGCCTGA
- a CDS encoding carboxymuconolactone decarboxylase family protein, with product MHANITTPRRDGSRLPNPQQLVPELGEIGAALFKATGNGTIPRTTIGLVQLRAGQLVGSTYLAILHAGNLRSAGETEERIAAVATWRDAPYFTDAERAALALVEAVLQPAAHGERVPEELYALAAEHYDDKALATLALAIGQVNFFVPLALIGQPLPGRTPAEQWTPVSA from the coding sequence ATGCACGCCAACATCACCACCCCGCGGCGCGACGGCTCCCGGCTGCCCAACCCGCAGCAACTCGTCCCCGAACTCGGCGAGATCGGCGCCGCGCTGTTCAAAGCCACCGGCAACGGGACGATTCCCCGGACCACCATCGGCCTCGTCCAACTGCGGGCCGGCCAGCTCGTCGGCAGCACCTACCTGGCGATCCTGCACGCCGGGAACCTGCGCAGTGCCGGAGAAACCGAGGAGCGGATCGCCGCGGTCGCGACCTGGCGCGACGCCCCCTACTTCACCGACGCCGAACGCGCCGCGCTCGCCCTGGTGGAAGCGGTTCTGCAACCGGCAGCACACGGTGAGCGGGTCCCCGAGGAGCTCTACGCCCTCGCCGCCGAGCACTACGACGACAAGGCCCTCGCCACCCTCGCCCTCGCCATCGGGCAGGTGAACTTCTTCGTCCCGCTGGCACTGATCGGACAGCCGCTGCCCGGCCGGACCCCGGCCGAACAATGGACCCCCGTCTCGGCCTGA
- a CDS encoding lysophospholipid acyltransferase family protein, whose amino-acid sequence MPALIAPGTSALSCPPAAPSHAWMPSSPCGPRCVDVPAAVGTVRVAVRVAGLIVLLAGFPVINLATPRGRRTGLHKRYARTVLRCCGIDLRVVDQRGGEPEGRRAAGGGPRVADEGLLVVAGHIGWTDVLALAAVQPMGFVARADLIEWPVLGKLARLMRVIPIERERLRQLPEVIAAISRRLAAGERVGMFPEGTTWCGRAHGRLRPALFQAALDSGAPVQPIRVRYLDRDGELSTVPGFVGLDTFIDSARRVLRSKGVVAEIVLLPLERPGADRHELARRCERAIRGRETLDIDAHATAVGTGPTRDIVPDEPAETLAPAR is encoded by the coding sequence ATGCCCGCTCTGATTGCGCCCGGAACCTCCGCGCTGTCGTGTCCCCCGGCGGCGCCGTCCCATGCCTGGATGCCGTCGAGCCCATGCGGGCCCCGCTGCGTGGATGTTCCCGCCGCGGTCGGGACGGTGCGGGTGGCGGTGCGGGTGGCAGGCTTGATCGTCCTGCTGGCCGGTTTCCCGGTGATCAATCTGGCCACGCCGCGCGGTCGGCGCACCGGGTTGCACAAGCGCTATGCCCGCACGGTATTGCGGTGCTGCGGAATAGATTTACGGGTCGTCGATCAGCGCGGTGGGGAGCCGGAGGGGCGGCGCGCGGCCGGCGGCGGGCCACGGGTAGCCGATGAGGGGCTGCTCGTGGTCGCCGGTCATATCGGGTGGACCGATGTGCTGGCGCTGGCGGCGGTGCAGCCGATGGGCTTCGTGGCGCGGGCCGACCTCATCGAATGGCCCGTGCTGGGCAAGCTCGCTCGCCTGATGCGGGTGATTCCGATCGAGCGGGAACGCCTGCGGCAGTTGCCCGAGGTGATCGCGGCGATATCGCGGCGGCTGGCGGCGGGGGAGCGGGTCGGCATGTTCCCCGAGGGCACCACCTGGTGCGGCCGGGCGCACGGCCGCCTGCGGCCCGCACTGTTCCAGGCGGCGCTGGACTCCGGCGCGCCCGTGCAGCCGATCCGGGTGCGGTACCTCGACCGCGACGGTGAACTGTCGACGGTGCCGGGTTTCGTCGGACTGGACACCTTCATCGATTCCGCCCGCCGCGTACTGCGGTCCAAGGGCGTCGTCGCCGAGATCGTCCTGCTGCCCCTCGAGCGGCCCGGCGCCGACCGTCACGAGCTGGCCCGGCGTTGCGAGCGCGCGATCCGGGGCCGCGAAACCCTCGACATCGACGCCCATGCGACCGCGGTCGGCACCGGCCCCACCCGCGACATCGTGCCGGACGAACCGGCCGAAACCCTCGCTCCCGCACGGTAA
- the iolB gene encoding 5-deoxy-glucuronate isomerase: MHSRFYIPAGSAAAPYTVSVTRESAGWNHCSLHVADVTARQPLRAHSGAEEIVVVPLAGSFRVSCGGESHELSGRSSIFDGPTDFAYVGRDSAYTVTGTGRVALGGAVARRSLPFRYAPAAGVAVELRGAGSASRQVHNFAMADTFEADAILACEVLTPGGNWSSYPAHKHDEYSDRETPLEEIYYFEFASGAGDSPGFGYHRVYGTAERPIDVLEEVRGGDVVLVPHGYHGPSIAAPGHHMYYLNIMSGPERAWRSCDDPAHAWLRETWRDMPIDSRLPLGNTNPPH, translated from the coding sequence ATGCACAGCAGGTTCTACATTCCGGCGGGCAGCGCCGCCGCGCCGTACACCGTGTCGGTCACCCGGGAGTCCGCCGGATGGAACCATTGCAGCCTGCACGTCGCGGATGTGACCGCGCGGCAACCTCTTCGGGCGCACAGCGGCGCGGAGGAGATCGTGGTGGTGCCGCTCGCCGGGTCGTTCCGGGTGTCCTGCGGCGGCGAGTCGCACGAATTGTCCGGCCGGAGCAGTATTTTCGACGGCCCCACCGATTTCGCGTATGTCGGCCGGGACAGCGCGTACACCGTCACCGGCACCGGCCGGGTCGCCCTCGGTGGCGCGGTGGCCCGGCGGTCGCTGCCGTTCCGATATGCCCCTGCCGCGGGTGTCGCGGTGGAGTTGCGCGGCGCGGGCAGCGCCAGCCGCCAGGTGCACAATTTCGCGATGGCCGACACGTTCGAGGCCGACGCCATCCTGGCCTGCGAGGTGCTCACACCGGGCGGCAACTGGTCGTCGTATCCCGCGCACAAACACGACGAGTACTCCGACCGCGAGACACCGCTGGAGGAGATCTACTACTTCGAATTCGCTTCCGGCGCGGGCGATTCGCCCGGTTTCGGCTACCACCGTGTATACGGCACGGCGGAGCGCCCCATCGATGTCCTGGAGGAGGTCCGCGGCGGCGACGTGGTGCTGGTCCCACACGGCTACCACGGCCCGTCCATCGCCGCCCCCGGCCACCACATGTACTACCTGAACATCATGTCGGGCCCCGAACGCGCCTGGCGCAGCTGCGACGACCCGGCCCATGCGTGGCTCCGTGAAACCTGGCGGGACATGCCTATCGACTCCAGACTCCCCCTGGGCAACACGAACCCACCGCACTAG
- a CDS encoding carboxymuconolactone decarboxylase family protein, with translation MEARMNLFDNPVTAKSLKYLVSAGAALGESALPRSTQELVRLRASQINGCGACVDIHTKEAAHAGETEVRLHLVAVWREATVFTAAERAALALAEAGTRLADSTVGVSDEVWANAAEHYDEEQLGALVALIANINAFNRLNVITRQHGGSYRAGQYVV, from the coding sequence ATGGAAGCTCGCATGAATTTGTTCGACAACCCTGTTACGGCCAAGTCGTTGAAGTACCTCGTCTCGGCGGGTGCGGCGCTCGGAGAGTCGGCGCTGCCGCGGTCCACGCAGGAGCTGGTGCGGTTGCGTGCCAGCCAGATCAACGGCTGTGGGGCGTGCGTGGACATCCACACCAAGGAGGCCGCGCACGCCGGGGAGACCGAGGTGCGTCTGCACCTGGTCGCGGTCTGGCGGGAGGCCACGGTGTTCACCGCCGCCGAGCGCGCGGCCTTGGCGCTGGCCGAGGCGGGCACGCGCCTCGCCGACTCCACCGTCGGGGTGAGCGACGAAGTGTGGGCGAACGCCGCCGAACACTACGACGAGGAACAGCTCGGAGCTCTGGTGGCGCTGATCGCCAATATCAACGCCTTCAACCGGCTCAACGTCATCACCCGCCAGCACGGTGGCAGCTACCGCGCCGGGCAGTACGTCGTCTAG
- a CDS encoding endonuclease/exonuclease/phosphatase family protein — protein sequence MHLRILTINVQNREGDPRRLGLLNQQLRRLAPDVVALQEVVDAGHLAELLEGTGLHGTHQSEAMAYTPPYADRYGGNAIASRLPHRVVEVLDLRLAGAADVPWCTLAAKVSLPGEGEVLFISATAAWRLDAEAVRERQAVALGDLDARHRTELPTIIAGDFNAGPEAASIRYLTGRQSLSGRSVHYHDAWEVAGAGPGHTWSADNANAADLFDRIVRQPGHRRRLDYVFTGSWHAHPHARCEIRSAALAFDRPVDGVHPSDHYGVVVDVDIGKDG from the coding sequence GTGCACCTTCGAATTCTCACGATCAACGTCCAGAACCGGGAGGGCGATCCCCGGCGGCTCGGCCTGCTGAATCAGCAGTTGCGCCGTCTCGCCCCCGATGTCGTCGCGTTGCAGGAAGTCGTCGACGCCGGTCATCTCGCCGAGTTGCTGGAGGGCACCGGGCTGCACGGCACCCATCAGTCCGAGGCGATGGCCTACACCCCGCCGTACGCGGATCGCTACGGCGGCAACGCGATCGCCTCGCGCCTGCCGCACCGGGTCGTGGAGGTCCTCGACCTGCGCCTGGCCGGTGCGGCGGATGTGCCCTGGTGCACGCTGGCGGCCAAGGTCTCGCTGCCGGGCGAGGGCGAGGTGCTGTTCATCTCCGCCACCGCGGCGTGGCGACTGGATGCCGAGGCCGTGCGTGAGCGGCAGGCCGTGGCGCTCGGCGATCTCGATGCCCGGCACCGCACCGAGCTGCCGACGATCATCGCGGGCGATTTCAATGCCGGGCCCGAGGCCGCCAGTATCCGTTATCTCACCGGCCGCCAATCACTTTCGGGACGCAGCGTGCACTACCACGACGCCTGGGAGGTCGCCGGGGCGGGACCGGGGCACACCTGGAGCGCCGACAACGCCAATGCCGCGGACCTGTTCGATCGGATCGTGCGCCAGCCCGGTCATCGCCGCCGACTCGACTACGTGTTCACCGGTTCGTGGCACGCGCATCCACACGCCCGCTGCGAGATTCGTTCCGCGGCATTGGCTTTCGATCGCCCCGTCGACGGCGTTCACCCCAGTGACCATTACGGCGTCGTCGTCGATGTCGACATCGGCAAGGACGGATGA